AAATTGTCCCACAGTAAGGTGGCAGTTTCCTTAGATTGCGCCAAGGCAGCCAAGGTTTGCAAAATATCCGCTTTTAAGTGCAAGGGCACCGAACAGCCTAATAGACCTATCAAGGTATATAAAGGATTCCAGTTGGGATGTTCACAAATAGCAATGCGTGCCACATCATCATAGGTGGTAACAGCTTTTATTACCTCCAAAACTGCTCTTAAGCCTTCAATTTCATCGGGATTAATATTGCGGCTGGAAATGCGGCTTCGGTAAATCGTATCACTTGCTGTATGATATTCCTGCTTCAAGTTGGTATAATATCTATTCAAACAGGAGAAAAAGTGTTCCCACGACAAAGCAGTACTTCCAGTTAAACCTGAAGCCTGCTTTAAAAGATTAAATGTGCATCTAGCAGATCTATCACAGCTTGCTAAACCAGCTATCATTTTCAAATACGGCACAAACAGTGTTGAGGGCAATAGTTCTCCGGCTAAGCGTATAAACTTGAACAGAGAAACTGAACGTGTAGTAGTAACACAATTGGCAGAAGTTTCGAGGGGTCCCCAATACTCAACACACAAACCAAGACCAGCTTTATTgcctttataaaatttacctaTACACAGCAATAACATTTCGAAATTATGATCCAAGTTACTGGGAGGCTCCAGGCCTTCTTTCGCAAAACTAATAAGAGTTTTTGCCGTCTCATCTGCTCTACCACGTAATTCGGTTACTTTTGAAtgcataaaatcaataaaatcggTGAAAATCATATGGATACGTCTATAAaagaattgatttttatatataatatccTTTTCAATTATGGAAttgtgtataaatttaaaaatgttgctgCATATAGCATCGTCCACCAGCTGCTCATCATAATCGGTTACAATGGAGGAAGAATTTTGTAAATACTGTGAAGCATGACGTAAACCCGAAATAGCTAaaccaaatgaaaatttaatgaaatttttaatgccattattgttgttgttatccaAACTTTTATCATTCATTAAAGCCATATACAACTGTTGTATGAATTCATTGTCtttgataatatttaaattattaattaaacgaTTATCATCCtgcttttgtaaaatattagtaTCGTATGAATAAATCACCGACATAAGCATAGTTAAAGTAGTGTCATCAATCATCCCAGTGGATTCACTGGATTTATATTTCGAAAGATTTTTCAAGAGTTTGATGACTATGTTCTTAGGCAAACTTCTTTGGGCCGACCAATTGAACAAAGCCATGGCCAGAGACATGCGTATTTCTTCAAAAAGCTCTGATATTTGATTACGATGTTTATTGGAGCCAAGAGCTCGATTTTTAGTCAACAGCACCATTTCACTCGTTATATCCAACTCATCTAAAAGATCTACAATTCTTTCCAATATATTAGAGTCATCCACCAAAGACTGTGAGAATGATGAGGCCATTGATATCAACTCTTTGGGTACTTCGGAAACCCATGATACTCCActtataatttgaaataaatcacGTACAGAATTTGCCACCGCTTTGCGTCCATCATAATATAAAAGGACTGCAATTAGTCCACGTGGTAGTTCGGGGTATTGATTTATCTGACGCTGAGCAGTGCATAACAGCTCCAAAGCCAAATACTCATCTAAATCAAACATATCGGAAATGATGAAGCACTCATCCACCAGATCCTTAGACAAAATTAGGGTTCTTCTATTGGCCGTAACCGGTATACCCTGGGCAATGTGTTTTTGTAACTCTTTACGATTGCGCTCATTTTTTGGaggattttttaaaagattggCAAAAACTTGTCTATTCCTCTTCAAACACATTTCCAAGTTTGCCATTAAATCTTCGGTGGGACTGAGAATAGTCTGCTCGATgattttatacatttgtttaaatgGAGACCACATATCATCGGGAATAACTTCCATCttgaagaaattttatatttattttcacaaatttcaaaaacaaaactcaaaaaattcgcagcacaatacaaaaaaatttacaaaaaatgccgacaatttaatttaatataagaaGTTGAACAAGATGCTAGTTGAAGGCCGtctgatttaaaatattcatcagGTTTATGaaaaactgtcaaattttctTGTGTTTGTTGTGCCAACAACAATATGAGTTTGTcactttacaacaacaaaataccggttgtttttgtagttgatGTCCTCTTATACCATACTCTTTAAACACGCTGGTGAAACCGCCAACTACTAAAATTAACAACTACGTGAAAAGAGTTGTCAAgtatttcgttttaaaaatcGCTAAgattgaaatataatttaaattttgttgtaaattaaataaattttaaattatttttttaacaagcgctaataatacaattaaacaattaaaaattgtaatttgttttcacTGTAAGTAAAAAAAGGAACTTaacttataaaaagtaaataaatacattgaaatagagttaatttaaactaattgcatatatatttagtttttcataattattttgtatgtctgcgcaaaaaattttttaaactttttttaacgcAAATTTTTGAAGTACAAATATAATGTTAATTAAAGACGAAGTGACGTTTTGTCcctaaatttatatgtaaatgaattatattttatgtgtttttataccTTTTCTCAATTCCGTAATAATTCTAAAGATatttgaaatttcattaaaattgaatcaaatatttgaaaatgaacaaaattgtaatatatttaaaagaatttgtgtaatttttgtgaaaaataatatatatcagagtttttaataatgttaaattattatCAAAGTAAATCAGAATGTAATATAGCTCTAAAGATATAGTATTTGAAATACTAATAAATaagtcataataataaaaaaattgttttactatACATATATCACACATCACATAAAAATcgctttattttgaaataatttttttcagtgtaattGAAATACAATTGTAAATATGCAACACTGTTCGTTAATGACAGCTGCTGTCATCGCTACTGTGTTTTGGTAAGAATGAaagcaacaaaagaaaactaacaACACAAAATgaagttgtaaaaataattcatcAGATATAAAAAACCAGTCGTGCAAAGTGGATGTTTACGTTCAGATAAAGTAACTTAAAGACACAAGAAAGAGGAATTATAAATACATAGTTATTttcattaaagtttaaaacacgtactttaaataataaacaagagCTTGTCAATGCAAGAAATATCTTTTCCATGTAAAAAGGATTCTCAGAAAATAAAGTGCATGTTTTTTGTGTCTAAATCTTGGtaaattaacaagaaaaaaaccaGGGAACGCCCactgaaaaatcaaaaaaacgaaggcgtaaaaatatttaatttcttgaaAACTCTTTGAATGTTAAACATTAAATGCAATAAGTTAAGGTAACTTtcgtataaaattaaaataactatagttgtatataaaattttgcttaaaaaacacaatttttgttaaattacagTTAATTGAAATGGCTACCTTAAGTGACACGCCCACACCAACAATGTTAACGTCAGAGGCTGGTGGCGTTTCAATAAAAATAGAACAGGGTGTGTTACGTACAAATAGTGATGATGATGAATATGAAGAAGGGAGTGGATATAATGCTGAGAGGCGGGGTATTCCGTCTGCACAAAATGAGTCAAACCACCCAAACGACGTGGACATGAATGGTTATGACAAATTTAATATGTACAGTATTTCCCATAGTATTTTCCATTCGGATGTTCATATCAAATCAGAACCACCGGTAGATATTGATGATAGGCATCCCGATGAGGAGGGGGAGGAAAACCACAGTTCTCATATGACATCTCCAAATAATCTTGATAAAACACCAAAAATAAGACTCACACCTACCAGTAAGCTAATAGCTTCACCCAATGGGGTGACCATCGAAAACAAACGACGTTACGCCTGTCCCTATGAGAATTGCACAAAAAGCTATGGCAAAAGTTCACATTTAAGATCTCATTTAACATGGCATACGGGGATCAAGCCATTCGTGTGCAAAGAGCCCGGCTGTGGCAAAGGATTTACACGCTCCGACGAACTTAATCGTCACATTAGAACGCACACGGGTGAAAAGCCTTTTGAATGTGCACAATGTACTAAGAAATTTTCGCGTAGTGATCATTTAACCAAGCATTTGGCAACACATTCTAAACAATTAGCAGCCAATAATAGTGCGAAAAGAATCAAATTGGACAAAACTACTCAAAGATCCCCTGCTAACACAACTGGACCTAAAGATAAAACACCAGAGTCAATTGTAAAACCTGTTACAATTACAGCAAAACCTGTAGAAGTTCCCCAATTAggtatattgaaaattaaactaGAGAAACCCGAAAATAGTGAGGAATACAAAATAGCCTTGCCGACacaggaaataaataaaaaccccgCTCGAACACAACCTCCAGCGCAGCCTTTAGAGTTGAAAACGGAAAAGAAAGCTGAAATAGTAGTTAAACAAGAACCATTAGACGAAACACAGACTAGTGCAATAACAACAAGTTTTTCACATGCTAATGATGAACCTGATGATGATGCCATTATGCCAGAAGCCAATTTACCACCATTATCGCAAAATACCTCCACAGTAGAAGTAGCAGCAGCAGAATCACCAGCTGTAAAAGCAACAACATCTCTTGTTAAACCCACAGTAGCCAATCGTTTGTCGGATAGTGTTTATGATCCGACAAGACCATTTCCTTGCTGTCattgtacaaaaaatttcaaacgcCAAGATGATCTCAATCGCCATATGCGTACACATACCGGCGAGAAACCATTTGCTTGTAACGAATGTGACAAACGTTTTATGCGTAGTGATCATTTGAAAAAACACATGAACACACATTTTCGCGTAAGATGATTGGCTAAGAAGCATCACTAATCGAGAGACACAAATTGTAAGATTTCACACTTAAATATGAGATTTAGAGATTccgaaatttttcttaagactAAAGGCATGGAAACTTTACTgaatttcattcaatttaaaattcaaagctctgtttcaaaagtttaaagtttaagtttatttgaGTCTGTTTCAAATACGCATTTTTTAACTTGAAAACAGCAGTATCCcaataaacattttgatttgAATTCAGAATAGAAACCAGCCTTTAAAGCAGTGTCTACTAAACTTGaatcttataattttattgaaaataaaattaaaaaaactcaggtttacctattaacataataaatttaaaaagtcttaagatttcaaaatttgttctaaacaattgtataaatttgcggtaacagaaaaaataaacataaattgggtttttaactattttagaagagtaaagtttaaaacaataatggTATCTTTTAAAGTTGTAGACCGATTTTACTAAAAAAGGATACAACTTGTTGCCTAAGCGAtgtttcttaaaagttttaaagaaaatttattattttaataaaattaaataatttattggaatgtaatgtatattttaaaacataaattttaatgtgtATATATGATATTAATATGTATCAATAAATATctgttgtaaatatataaatattaaaacgaaaaaattataattaaagtaTTTCACATGGTTTTTGATTAAGGTTGTAAGCTTCAACATACACGGAaagtatttaacttttaatataaaaaaaacttggggtttaattataataaacacatactttaaacaagaaataaatgtatatttctgTTAAgccaaacaaaaagaacaaatatgtacatatctatATATAAACTTTAACAAACTATGACATTCTCAATGTTATCGCGTGTGGGTGGGAGTGGCAAAAGCAGCAAAAAGGTAATAATAGTAGTGAATAAAGCCTACTAGCATAATACATTCCACTGTGATAATCAAGTTTTATTTCttaacaacaatttgtttaaagtatGAGGCAGTTACCAGTaggttttaaccaaaaaaaaaacaatattttactttattggAATTTTTGGGCCAAATTTATCAAGAACGTAACAATACGTTACGcctattttttcttattttcccttaatatttaatactactctttgttgtttctttttgcaTTCGGTAACTCACTAatagacatacatacaaacatatatatttgttcTTTTTGAACTCCCCATCATTCAAAGCATTCTAAACTGGATTACTAACAGCCGCTACTGCCTATCGACCACAGCAACATTTATGTTATTAAGAAAACATTCAGGGTTTAGTTTTGTGTGTAGAGAAGGGTAGTTTGCTAGTCGGTTTGTTTGGCCAGTTCTGCTAACAGCGCTGCCTGCCACACCTTTTTcctgtttattttatgtttgtatgttatttccatataatttttattttgttttcagtgCCATAGTGCTGCTTTATGAACTGCTGTTACTGTTGGGCGTtgttgaaatttcttttaaagataGGAGTGGCTGTTTTCGTtttctatttcttaaatttatttgatttattacaaataagaaATATGTACATAGGAATGTTTCATAAACTGGAAACGACCCTTAATAACATAGATAACTCATACGTTCaccatagatagatagatagatagatagatagatagatagatagatagatagatagatagatagatagatagatagatagatagatagatagatagatagatagatagatagatagatagatagatagatagatagatagatagatagatagatagatagatggatagatagatagataaatagaaaaatatgatgaatagatagatagctgAAGAGATACATGTTGATATTATTATATTCATTTCAGTAGATAAAGTTTGTTCAAAGATAGAGGCCATCGTATTTTTTTATAGGCGTGGGATATATAATCGGCAATATTAGCTCTTTCCTTCTGACTATTTCCTCTATGTAGTATATATGATAGAATCTTGATTTctcgattaaaaaaaatctcgatgttaagaaattcaaaatattgcaaaatctGTTTTATACTTATTAAAGTTGTTGAGGTCAGTTGTTGGTTCCACAACCTAAGTTAAACAGCTTTTGAATTTCTGCGTTAGGTAGTCTACCATGTTAATTGTCTCGTTTATGAAAGTAAACTTTCTCTTTGTTGtcctttaagaaattttagaaGTTGTTAATAACATTCTCAAAATCAGACGTAAGCAAATTATCAcctctattctgcatttcgattacgtttccgCATTCAGTTACACAACGATCGAAAATtagtatttcaacaaaaaacggaatcgtaagaaaaataagaaacaaatacaCTTTATTTCAATGCTTTTcgattgtgtgtattctgcCTGACGATCGTAACTTCGTTTtggtaagtttttatttttgtgacggagcttcgaatcgaaatgcagaataccaaagttgtcAAACTGAGATCGggttgaaatgcagaatagggctGTATATATTGTGTCGACCCAATCTGCACgctttctattattttaaaagttcattCCTAGTAAATTCCAAATTCAGAATAACAACGTCACAAACTTCACTAATTAATCAAACATTTCTGATAACTAACTGAGAGTTTCTATAATCATCCATAAATTCTTGTAGTAAACTTAATAgacgatttttatttttttagaataaaaatatacatttctttaaaatagatAATAAGTAGAGTTTATAGGacgttttttaaactaaattgtaaACTGTGAGGACCACAATATCGGCATTTTGTTTCTTAACATTTCATTTTGTATGCGGTTGGTTTTTAATTATTCAATGATTACTATAACGTTTAgatcttttatgttttttctttgcatCCGTATCTAAAGGTTGTCTGGCGGCATCCAAGTCAAAAGATTCTCGAAACAATTTCATGCTTTGTTCGTGGGCTTCGGCGACATCGGCTAAATTTTTGGCAACACTTTTCTCCTGCTGATACAACACGCTATTAGATTCGAAAGAATTGCAGGTTTCGGGATCCATGCAAGTTTGAGACTGATAATAGTCATAATTGAAAGCAGAAACAATCGTCTCAGCATTGGGAAATGTTGTGGAAATATGTGGAGAATAGTTGTCATCCTCTATGGGTTCATAGATACTTTGATTGAGAAATTGAGATACGGAGGAggcataaacatttttgttgtttagtgTTAAAGAGTTGTGATTATGACCGCTGCCCGAGTTATTGAAGGCATACGCCGCAAAAGAACTAAAAGCCGATGTGGGATTTATGGTTGAGGGAGAAGTGAGACGTTGTAACACAAAATTATCTACAATGGCTGAATTCGAGCTTTGCCCTGGTCAGAACTTTAAGTCTTTAATGGCTTGTGGCAAATCGGGCAGTTTAATATCTTTAATCTGTTGTGGAATGTTCATGCTTTTCACCGCACTCACAGCTCTAGCTGGTGCAGCCGAAATACCCGCTTCCTGTTTGACAAGTTTATTTTGTTCTTCGATACGTGCCATAATATCAGCCATATTTGTCTGTAGAACCATACCACCCATTACCAGTTCTGAGAGTATGTGATGCACTGCATCAGCATGGAAGATCAAATCTAGTTCacatacattttcaaaacaCTTATCTAATGTCTCTACAAAAACTTGTatcaaatccaatatacccaaTTCACTTTCTGAGGAATCCACACAAAACACGAAATACAAAGTGGCATAATGTCGATAGATGAGTTTGTAATCCGAACCACCAATTAAACtacaataaagaaatattagtaCAAATATGTTTCATTAAATTCATTTCATGGTGATTCCACTCACCTTCCGCCCTCtagaaaattacaaacattATCATCACGCTTGGATACCAATTGGAATGTTTCCTTAATTATCTGCTGTTgcatatcttcattctgtggaGAAAACCAAAAACGGAAATTCAAATCATGATCaaagaaaatcaataaaattaatgaaaaatttcactTACAAAATATTGATAGAACTTGGAAAGGCGTGGTTTGCCATGATTATTAAACACTAGAATAGCTTTaatcattattataatatatttattttggtttttttattgttatctaTGCTTTGTTGGCTAAATATTTAAGtagcatttaaattttcttcgtgtttttcttttacaaatcagaaataaataacaaaattttaagcaaGGCTAATCATAAGAGGTGACAGCAAAGACGAATTTATGTTGGGATTTATGTGGAGTTTGACATTAAAGCGTTGAGAtgaatctttttttatattaacaatttgACATTTTACCGTTCTAGTTCAATAATCAACTGTGCGGCAGTAAGCACCTTTTGCAAATTCGCTTTGAGTTTTATATTCGTGCAGTGGAGATAATTTTGCGATTTTTATATAGTAATGAgcgattaaaaaaaacacttaaaagcgGAAATATTTTTGAGTTGGAATTAAGACACAAAATtggaattaatatttttttaatttttcacatatatgtacaaaaattaattgtttaaaattaaaaattttaaacaataagtaAACTGTACTATAACATTAAATCATGCTTAAATTTCTCCAAGTGTATTTTGTGCAGCCTATCTGGTAACTTTATCTCCTTCTTGACACAAACAGCTGAACGGACACATGCGTCGATACGATTAAAAGCTGTGTTAGCcgcttaaaatttttcattttaaaatgggctgaaagttttctttaattcacTTAAGTTTTACTTAGGgccatatttataataatttatcaaaggtttataagacaattttttatacaaaatttatttatttcaagcTGCCGttttaacttttgtttcagCCGCCAACGACGTTAAGTTTGGTCGGCGCAGATCTCTGCAGCTGAGTGTAATTTATGGGAAAAAGCAAAAatgatgtttttgtaaaaaacaagaaattttgcCTTATTTTAgtggaaaaagaaataaattaacttaaagcaaaaaaataataaaacttgagCACATTAAGGGGAGCATTAAATAATACAGTGAttacaaatatagaaaataatacttaaacaaaatattaaatatatattaaggcGTAACTTTTGAGTgtcaaattgaattaaaaaaaatacaatttagctAATTTAcaataagaataataataaaaatctaattgGAAACACAAAAGCAATATCAACACAAATTAAAACGAACAcgaattaagaaaacaaaatatgttgcATATAAAATGCCAAAcgataaataaattaagaacaaACTGAGGGTATGTATGCTTCGCTCAATAAAGTcgcaacttttttaaatatttttttcctttgtttCATTTTGCAGATCTTTCCAATAATGCAAATGTCAATTTGTAAGATTCAGATGTTTCAGCGTCTATGGGAACATACTGCCGCTTATCAAAACTACAATAATACTAAAGaacatttcacaaaaaataatagaaCGTTGCACTATTACACACACCTTAGCAGAAGACTAgaaatttgatttgaaaatcaCTGCTAGAGAACAGGAAACTGATTTAGCTGAAAGTAAAACTTAAACATATTGTAAATTGTGATAACCCGTAGAAAACAGGTCaactcaaaaataatataaaaaagcaacaacaacaacatccaaGCCAGCATCAACATTCTACGTCAACTTTTAAAAGCTCCCACACTTAGTCTTATAGCTGTTACATCTCTCACCTCGTCCCCGTCCTCCTCGTCATCACCCCTAACCGCCAAACTGTTGTCACTATTTTTCTCTTCTGCCTCCACTTCAGGCCAATCGCATACATTTGCCTCTTTTGTAATGTCGTCCGACGATAGCGAAGAACTGGACACCATTGCCGATGTTATGGGTCTACGTTCACAAAGTAGACTGGACAATTTTAGGGAAATGTGGTATCATATATTTCTGTGGGCCTTGTTTTCCTCGATATTCATACACACCTGTGCCGCACTGGTAGCATTTGTAACGCTACGCAAGCATAAATTTGGACGTTTCTTTTCTATATTGATCTTAGTCATGGGGTTCTTGTCTCCGGCTCTAAGCGGTATTATTAGTAGTGCAGTTATTGCTTTTGTACATCGTGCCTCCAGTTTACCCATGTCTCCAATATATGCCATGGTTTGGGGTGTAGGACAAACCATTGTATCGGCGTGTTTGGGCTTTACACGCATTCTGGCCACATTGTAAAGTTGTCTACACACACCTACTCAATTTTTAAATGACTGTGTAAAtgctaaagttatttttttaaattaattcttttgttattttttttattatttcaaatgttATTTCGTAGTATTcattgtaaattataaatttattcttaaattttcttatatatactgtatgtataaaaaatatattttttctattatttttaagtagTATGTAAACATTAGCTTAATAATTTGCATCTAATTatcatatacaaaattataaaaataataacaataattataataataaaataatacatatttaatcaATTCAAGATATTTGAGGAACTTACCTTGATAACAAGTAACTACGAATCCTTTTTTTGCAATTAGAAACACCAACATAACATATTGCTATAGAgtacaatttattgaaaattcttaggaaACCGAAATGATGttacaatatataaaatagtataaacttttgaataaattaaattaacgtATTCGGATCCTTGGAATTATAAAGCATATACAGTTTATAGGACAATACATTACCAATACGTCGATCGGTTTGCAAAGCTACTGGACCGGAACGTTTAATTTTCAAATCGGATATTTCCTTAACAGCATCTGGATTATTTTTGAGATCATCTAAAAGTTTTTTCGGACAAgaatacttttctataatagTTTCGGCCACTTCGAGCGTGACCAGAGGTAAACGATTTAAATGTTGCTGCCATAAACGACCAAAACCATTAGTGCCCTCTACGCGAACACACTGTTTCTTGTCATTGGCAAGAAATTTCTTAAAGGTGGACAATATTTCcgacttttgttttttatacggAACCTCAGCTATGGATTTTGTTAAACGTTTTAGCTGTAGCAATAATTCCCTGATAGGCGGTTGAACTTGTAATACTTTTAACTGATGCAATATTTGCAGTTCTATTAAAGCCGTAGAGATGGCTGTGGTCTGTTTTTCAGCCGAACGTAAAAACAAGACaatatgttgttttttctcataatgttttttaaaactttcggCTAATGTGTGCAAAGTAGAGGTGTTTATCATTTGCACCAATTCGCTCTGAGTTAAGATTTTCACAACTTGATCTTCTTTTTGCCATACCTCACTTAAGGCATTAACTTCACTGGGCTTTAGTGCTAATTGACCCATGCTGCGTTCCCATATTATAGACTCCTTAATGGGTAATGTTCTAATGTCATATTTAAGTTCTCCCGCGGCACGATTAAGTTCAGCTATAAACTCACGTCCATATGGTGCCGATAATATGTGGGAATCTACCACAAGGCGTACATATTTTTGACACTCTCCTGGTTTAATACGTTTTTGCTGGTCTCGTATGgtttttttccataatttatCGGTTGGTTTGTCCATTGCAAATCTTTTTCAAAAACAgggacaaattttaaaatttaaatcatgtAATTTCAAGTTTAGTTGTTCTTCTCTTCTTCttgttaagtttttgtttgtaaacaatGAACAAAATATTGCCATATTGCTCATAGTGGCCATGatgtttgaattatttttttaataatttaggaGATTTATGtcaattgtaaaatattaaaaacacgaTAATTTAGTTATGTTactattttcaaacatttcagaaaatttttttcaattaatttaaattatatttagttaGGCGCAATTTTCTACTACTTACGTATACAACTACGTGC
The window above is part of the Lucilia cuprina isolate Lc7/37 chromosome 6, ASM2204524v1, whole genome shotgun sequence genome. Proteins encoded here:
- the LOC111675365 gene encoding AP-3 complex subunit sigma-2 produces the protein MIKAILVFNNHGKPRLSKFYQYFNEDMQQQIIKETFQLVSKRDDNVCNFLEGGSLIGGSDYKLIYRHYATLYFVFCVDSSESELGILDLIQVFVETLDKCFENVCELDLIFHADAVHHILSELVMGGMVLQTNMADIMARIEEQNKLVKQEAGISAAPARAVSAVKSMNIPQQIKDIKLPDLPQAIKDLKF
- the LOC111675360 gene encoding zinc finger protein 236, with amino-acid sequence MATLSDTPTPTMLTSEAGGVSIKIEQGVLRTNSDDDEYEEGSGYNAERRGIPSAQNESNHPNDVDMNGYDKFNMYSISHSIFHSDVHIKSEPPVDIDDRHPDEEGEENHSSHMTSPNNLDKTPKIRLTPTSKLIASPNGVTIENKRRYACPYENCTKSYGKSSHLRSHLTWHTGIKPFVCKEPGCGKGFTRSDELNRHIRTHTGEKPFECAQCTKKFSRSDHLTKHLATHSKQLAANNSAKRIKLDKTTQRSPANTTGPKDKTPESIVKPVTITAKPVEVPQLGILKIKLEKPENSEEYKIALPTQEINKNPARTQPPAQPLELKTEKKAEIVVKQEPLDETQTSAITTSFSHANDEPDDDAIMPEANLPPLSQNTSTVEVAAAESPAVKATTSLVKPTVANRLSDSVYDPTRPFPCCHCTKNFKRQDDLNRHMRTHTGEKPFACNECDKRFMRSDHLKKHMNTHFRVR
- the LOC111675358 gene encoding transmembrane protein 170B produces the protein MSSDDSEELDTIADVMGLRSQSRLDNFREMWYHIFLWALFSSIFIHTCAALVAFVTLRKHKFGRFFSILILVMGFLSPALSGIISSAVIAFVHRASSLPMSPIYAMVWGVGQTIVSACLGFTRILATL
- the LOC111675357 gene encoding crossover junction endonuclease EME1, which encodes MDKPTDKLWKKTIRDQQKRIKPGECQKYVRLVVDSHILSAPYGREFIAELNRAAGELKYDIRTLPIKESIIWERSMGQLALKPSEVNALSEVWQKEDQVVKILTQSELVQMINTSTLHTLAESFKKHYEKKQHIVLFLRSAEKQTTAISTALIELQILHQLKVLQVQPPIRELLLQLKRLTKSIAEVPYKKQKSEILSTFKKFLANDKKQCVRVEGTNGFGRLWQQHLNRLPLVTLEVAETIIEKYSCPKKLLDDLKNNPDAVKEISDLKIKRSGPVALQTDRRIGNVLSYKLYMLYNSKDPNTLI